One window of Psychrobacillus sp. FSL H8-0483 genomic DNA carries:
- the gmk gene encoding guanylate kinase, which yields MRREKGILIVLSGPSGVGKGTVRKELFSEPGTNYEYSISMTTRLPREGEVDGVDYFFKQKEEFEQLIEQGKLLEYASYVGNYYGTPIDYVNETLDSGRDVFLEIEVQGASVVRQKAPEALYIFLAPPSLSELEQRLIGRGTETEDVINSRIQAARQELEMMHLYDYVVENDEVENACAKINAIVAAEHCRRERVEKRYLAMLEGEY from the coding sequence ATGCGAAGAGAAAAAGGTATATTGATCGTTTTATCAGGTCCATCTGGAGTTGGTAAAGGGACAGTGAGAAAAGAACTGTTTTCAGAGCCCGGGACAAATTATGAGTATTCCATCTCTATGACAACTAGACTTCCTCGAGAAGGCGAAGTAGATGGAGTAGATTATTTCTTTAAGCAGAAAGAAGAGTTTGAACAGTTAATTGAACAAGGGAAGTTATTAGAATATGCCTCATATGTAGGAAATTACTATGGTACTCCAATTGATTATGTTAATGAAACACTCGATTCTGGCCGAGATGTATTTTTAGAAATAGAAGTTCAAGGAGCAAGTGTAGTTCGCCAAAAAGCTCCAGAAGCACTTTATATTTTCTTAGCTCCTCCTAGCTTATCAGAATTAGAACAACGCTTAATAGGTAGAGGAACGGAAACAGAAGATGTCATTAATTCTCGAATTCAGGCTGCAAGGCAGGAACTAGAAATGATGCATTTATATGATTATGTTGTGGAAAATGACGAAGTAGAAAATGCTTGCGCGAAAATTAACGCAATCGTAGCTGCAGAGCATTGTCGACGTGAACGTGTTGAAAAAAGATATTTAGCAATGTTGGAAGGGGAATATTAA
- the rpoZ gene encoding DNA-directed RNA polymerase subunit omega — translation MLYPSVDSLKNKIDSKYSLVSVASKRARQLQEEGGERLHSYVSAKQVGRALEEVAAGELTIEFANEDAVYEDEV, via the coding sequence ATGTTATATCCATCAGTAGATTCATTAAAAAATAAAATCGATTCAAAATATTCACTAGTGAGTGTAGCTTCTAAAAGAGCTCGTCAGTTACAAGAAGAAGGCGGCGAGCGTTTACATTCATACGTATCAGCTAAACAAGTTGGGAGAGCGTTAGAAGAAGTAGCAGCTGGTGAGCTTACAATCGAATTTGCCAACGAAGATGCGGTTTACGAGGACGAAGTATAA